A genomic window from Paucibacter sp. KCTC 42545 includes:
- the recG gene encoding ATP-dependent DNA helicase RecG has product MSEAASTSKASSTPKSAPQKAMEKLGLLRDIDLALHLPLRYEDETRVTPIAEAFEGDNVQCEGEVSECRIDLRGRRVLLVRIEDDSGQQLLLRFIHFYPSHQKTLAVGNRVRVRGEVRHGFFGREMVHPQFKAVQADTPLAAALTPVYPASASLPQAYLRKAVAAGLQRADLRELLPAGVVPAKLPTLREALNFLHHPTPQTPLATLEDHSHPAWQRLKFEELLAQQLSQMQAQRERALLHAPALRAKPGGLVEQLLAALPFGLTGAQQRVSEEIAQDLALPQPMHRLLQGDVGSGKTVVAALAAAVAIDAGWQCALMAPTEILAEQHFKKLLGWLEPLGLKVAWLTGSVKGKARQKMLDAAADGSAQLVIGTHAVIEDKVKFAKLGLAIIDEQHRFGVAQRLALRKKLASMDLEPHLLMMSATPIPRTLAMTYFADLAVSTIDELPPGRSPIVTKVFADAKRWNVIEKIQEEVARGAQVYWVCPLIEESEAMDLSNATETHAELSTALEGFSVGLLHGRMAPAEKAAVMAQFAGGEMKLLVATTVIEVGVDVPNASLMVIEHAERFGLSQLHQLRGRVGRGAKASVCVLLYTGPLSQTGKDRLRAMAETNDGFEIARRDLDIRGPGEFMGSRQSGAELLRFADLQEDSVLLQTARRLAPVLLDQQPEVAAKQVMRWLGGKAEFLKA; this is encoded by the coding sequence ATGTCAGAAGCCGCCAGCACCAGCAAAGCCAGCTCCACGCCCAAATCTGCGCCGCAGAAGGCGATGGAGAAATTGGGCCTGCTGCGCGATATCGACCTGGCCCTGCACCTACCGCTGCGCTACGAGGACGAAACCCGCGTCACCCCGATTGCCGAGGCCTTCGAGGGCGACAACGTGCAATGCGAGGGCGAGGTGAGCGAATGCCGCATCGACCTGCGCGGCCGCCGCGTCTTGCTGGTGCGCATCGAGGACGACAGCGGCCAGCAACTGCTGCTGCGCTTCATCCACTTCTATCCCTCGCATCAAAAGACGCTGGCTGTTGGCAACCGCGTGCGGGTGCGGGGCGAAGTGCGCCACGGCTTTTTCGGCCGCGAGATGGTGCACCCACAGTTCAAGGCCGTGCAGGCCGACACGCCGCTGGCCGCCGCGCTCACCCCCGTCTACCCGGCAAGCGCCAGCCTGCCGCAAGCCTATTTGCGCAAGGCCGTGGCGGCCGGTTTGCAGCGCGCCGATCTGCGTGAGTTGCTGCCCGCCGGCGTGGTACCGGCCAAGCTGCCGACGCTGCGCGAGGCGCTGAACTTCCTGCATCACCCGACGCCGCAAACCCCGCTGGCCACGCTGGAAGACCACAGCCACCCGGCCTGGCAGCGCCTGAAGTTCGAAGAATTGCTGGCCCAGCAGCTCAGCCAGATGCAGGCCCAGCGCGAGCGCGCCCTGCTGCACGCCCCGGCCCTGCGCGCCAAGCCCGGCGGCTTGGTGGAGCAGCTGCTGGCCGCCCTGCCCTTCGGCCTGACCGGCGCGCAGCAACGCGTCAGCGAAGAAATTGCACAAGACCTGGCCCTGCCCCAGCCCATGCACCGCCTCTTGCAGGGCGATGTGGGCTCCGGCAAGACCGTGGTGGCCGCACTGGCGGCGGCCGTGGCCATCGACGCCGGCTGGCAATGCGCGCTGATGGCGCCGACCGAAATCCTGGCCGAGCAGCATTTCAAAAAGCTGCTGGGCTGGCTGGAGCCGCTGGGCCTCAAAGTGGCCTGGCTGACCGGCAGCGTCAAGGGCAAGGCGCGGCAGAAAATGCTGGACGCCGCCGCCGACGGCTCGGCCCAGTTGGTCATCGGCACCCATGCGGTGATCGAAGACAAGGTCAAGTTCGCCAAGCTGGGCTTGGCCATCATCGACGAACAGCACCGCTTCGGCGTGGCGCAGCGCTTGGCGCTGCGCAAGAAACTGGCCTCAATGGATTTAGAGCCGCATCTGCTGATGATGAGCGCCACGCCCATCCCGCGCACCCTGGCCATGACTTATTTCGCCGACCTGGCGGTCAGCACGATTGACGAGTTGCCGCCCGGCCGCAGCCCCATCGTCACCAAGGTGTTTGCCGATGCCAAGCGCTGGAATGTAATCGAGAAGATTCAGGAAGAGGTGGCGCGCGGCGCCCAGGTCTACTGGGTCTGCCCGCTGATCGAAGAGTCCGAGGCCATGGACCTCAGCAATGCCACCGAAACCCATGCGGAGCTGAGCACGGCGCTCGAAGGCTTCAGCGTCGGCCTGCTGCATGGCCGCATGGCGCCGGCCGAAAAAGCGGCGGTGATGGCGCAATTCGCCGGTGGCGAGATGAAGCTCTTGGTGGCCACCACCGTGATCGAAGTGGGCGTGGACGTGCCCAATGCCAGCCTGATGGTGATCGAACATGCCGAGCGTTTCGGCCTCAGCCAGCTGCACCAGCTGCGCGGCCGGGTCGGGCGTGGTGCCAAGGCCAGTGTGTGCGTACTGCTCTACACCGGGCCGCTGTCGCAAACCGGCAAAGACCGCCTGCGCGCCATGGCAGAAACCAATGACGGCTTTGAGATCGCCCGCCGCGACCTCGACATCCGCGGCCCCGGCGAATTCATGGGCTCACGCCAGAGCGGCGCCGAGCTGCTGCGCTTTGCCGATTTGCAGGAAGATTCGGTGCTGCTGCAAACCGCCCGGCGGCTGGCGCCGGTGTTGCTGGATCAACAGCCCGAAGTGGCCGCCAAGCAGGTGATGCGCTGGCTGGGCGGCAAGGCGGAGTTTTTGAAGGCCTGA
- a CDS encoding alpha/beta hydrolase, with protein sequence MTGLARGLTLAMAVSALSGCAWWDAKQRELALRPSPGRPAAFAEDGAGLRPGDQRWLVPAASDPQQMLALWWLPQVGKPEAPTLLYLHGTLRNLYENLPKIEALRAAGFAILAVDYRGWGDSAAIIPSEATIAADAAQAFAELQRRQPDPRKRVIFGHSMGGAAAVRLASGLHHGQDYGALILESTFTSLPDVAREVGNIGEVAAAITTLDFNSAGRIGKIDAPIWMLHGSADKTVPVQLGRRLRNTAEAAGKAPVRWVEIAGGSHSGLHREAPGIYREAMRSAMSGLTSP encoded by the coding sequence GTGACAGGGCTTGCACGCGGCCTGACCCTGGCCATGGCGGTGTCCGCGCTGAGCGGCTGCGCCTGGTGGGACGCCAAGCAACGCGAATTGGCCCTGCGCCCCTCGCCGGGCCGGCCGGCGGCCTTTGCTGAAGACGGCGCTGGCTTGCGCCCGGGCGACCAGCGTTGGTTAGTTCCAGCGGCCAGCGATCCGCAGCAGATGCTGGCGCTGTGGTGGTTGCCGCAAGTGGGCAAGCCGGAGGCGCCGACGCTGCTCTATCTGCACGGCACCCTGCGCAACCTCTATGAGAACCTGCCCAAGATCGAAGCCCTGCGGGCGGCCGGCTTTGCGATCCTGGCGGTGGACTATCGCGGCTGGGGCGATAGCGCGGCCATCATTCCCTCGGAAGCGACGATTGCGGCCGACGCGGCCCAGGCGTTTGCCGAGTTGCAGCGCCGCCAGCCCGACCCGCGTAAACGGGTGATCTTTGGCCACTCCATGGGTGGCGCGGCAGCGGTGCGTCTGGCCAGCGGTTTGCACCACGGTCAGGACTACGGCGCCTTGATTCTGGAATCCACCTTCACCAGCCTGCCCGATGTGGCGCGCGAGGTCGGCAATATCGGCGAAGTCGCCGCCGCCATCACCACACTGGACTTCAATTCGGCGGGGCGAATCGGCAAGATCGACGCGCCCATCTGGATGCTGCACGGCAGCGCCGACAAGACCGTGCCTGTGCAATTGGGCCGGCGCTTGCGCAACACGGCCGAAGCCGCGGGGAAGGCGCCGGTGCGCTGGGTGGAGATTGCCGGCGGCTCACACAGCGGATTGCACCGCGAGGCCCCCGGCATTTACCGGGAAGCCATGCGCAGTGCCATGAGTGGGCTGACTTCGCCCTGA
- a CDS encoding TraR/DksA family transcriptional regulator has translation MSKHHLTSGQQALLEAALKLRQQSLEQELSNQLGTQGRVEHAREELLQVVDGEQAHQADREVDLARSDQALESLRQVNEALQRVHDPEFGLCGDCGAAIAFDRLKLNPAVLRCIDCQSKQEQSHGMARSHSL, from the coding sequence ATGAGCAAACACCATCTCACCTCGGGGCAACAAGCCCTGCTGGAAGCCGCCCTGAAACTGCGCCAGCAATCCCTGGAGCAGGAGTTGAGCAACCAACTCGGCACGCAGGGCCGCGTGGAACATGCCCGCGAAGAATTGCTGCAAGTCGTTGACGGCGAGCAAGCCCACCAAGCCGACCGCGAGGTCGATCTGGCCCGCAGCGACCAGGCCCTCGAATCCCTGCGCCAGGTCAACGAGGCCCTGCAGCGGGTGCACGACCCCGAATTCGGCCTGTGCGGCGACTGCGGCGCCGCCATCGCCTTTGACCGCCTCAAGCTCAACCCGGCCGTGCTGCGCTGCATCGACTGCCAATCCAAGCAAGAGCAAAGCCACGGCATGGCGCGCTCGCACAGCTTGTGA
- the queA gene encoding tRNA preQ1(34) S-adenosylmethionine ribosyltransferase-isomerase QueA — MSARQHSVSDFDFELPPELIAQHPAAERSASRLLDGRHATAVDRIFRELPDLLAPGDLLVFNNTRVIKARIYGQKATGGSVEGLIERVIAGTNEVWAHLRASKSPKPGSWVRFNEAFDAEVLGRCGPDNGMFHLRFPSDPFALLEQHGHVPLPPYIEHADEADDVRRYQTVFAKEPGAVAAPTAALHFDEALLARLAERGVGTAHVTLHVGAGTFQPVRVEQLSDHKMHSEWFEVSAETVAAIAACKARGGRVVAVGTTTLRALESAAQGGELQAGARETAIFITPGFQFRVVDTLVTNFHLPKSTLMMLVSAFAGYEPIMALYRHAIAHQYRFFSYGDAMLLQRAG, encoded by the coding sequence ATGTCTGCTCGTCAACACAGCGTCAGTGATTTCGACTTCGAACTCCCTCCGGAGCTGATCGCCCAACACCCCGCCGCCGAACGCAGCGCCTCGCGCTTGCTGGATGGCCGTCATGCCACTGCGGTGGATCGCATCTTTCGGGAACTGCCCGACTTGCTCGCCCCCGGCGACCTGCTGGTGTTCAACAACACCCGCGTCATCAAGGCCAGGATTTATGGCCAAAAAGCCACCGGTGGCAGCGTCGAAGGCCTGATCGAGCGGGTGATTGCCGGCACGAATGAAGTCTGGGCCCATCTGCGCGCCAGCAAGTCGCCCAAACCGGGCAGCTGGGTGCGCTTCAACGAAGCCTTTGACGCCGAAGTGCTGGGCCGCTGCGGGCCCGATAACGGCATGTTCCATCTGCGCTTCCCCAGCGACCCCTTCGCGCTGCTGGAGCAACACGGCCATGTGCCGCTGCCGCCCTATATCGAACATGCCGATGAGGCCGACGATGTGCGGCGCTATCAAACCGTGTTCGCCAAAGAGCCCGGCGCGGTGGCCGCACCCACCGCCGCCCTGCATTTCGACGAGGCCTTGCTGGCCCGCTTGGCCGAGCGCGGTGTGGGCACGGCGCATGTAACCTTGCATGTGGGCGCGGGCACCTTCCAGCCTGTGCGGGTGGAGCAGCTCAGCGACCACAAAATGCACAGCGAATGGTTCGAGGTCAGCGCCGAGACAGTGGCTGCCATCGCCGCCTGCAAGGCCCGCGGTGGCCGCGTGGTGGCGGTGGGCACAACCACCTTGCGCGCGCTGGAGTCCGCGGCCCAGGGCGGTGAGTTGCAAGCCGGCGCGCGTGAAACCGCCATCTTCATCACTCCCGGCTTCCAGTTCCGCGTGGTCGATACCCTGGTCACCAACTTCCACCTGCCCAAGAGCACTTTGATGATGTTGGTCAGTGCTTTTGCCGGCTATGAGCCCATCATGGCGCTGTACCGCCATGCCATTGCCCATCAGTACCGCTTCTTCAGCTATGGCGACGCCATGCTGCTGCAGCGCGCTGGCTGA
- a CDS encoding amino acid aminotransferase, with the protein MFHHVEPYAGDPILSLNEAFQKDPRQGKINLSIGIYFDDDGRIPMLDSVRKAELAVVAEAGARPYLPMEGAANFRSAVQALLFGAANPVRERTVTIQSVGSSGGLKVGADFIHRYFPDSAIYVSDPTWDNHRAVFEGAGIEVKTYPYYDPASGGVRFAELLAAIEALPAKSVVLLHACCHNPTGVDLTPSQWDELIPVLKARELLPFLDLAYQGYGEGIEEDAFAIRAMADAGLSFFVANSFSKSMSLYGERCGALSVVCPNAAQAVNVLGQLKFLIRRNYSNPPMHGGQIVARVLSDPALRSLWEGEVTEMRERIHAMRNALYEVLTAKLPGRNFDYFLTQRGMFSYTGLSAEQVDRLKDEFGVYILRSGRMCIAGLNNKNVEATAAAMAAVLS; encoded by the coding sequence ATGTTTCATCACGTCGAACCTTATGCCGGTGACCCGATCCTGAGCCTCAACGAGGCGTTTCAGAAAGATCCTCGCCAGGGCAAGATCAATCTGTCCATCGGCATTTATTTCGACGATGACGGCCGCATCCCCATGCTGGACTCGGTTCGCAAGGCCGAGCTGGCCGTGGTGGCCGAGGCCGGTGCGCGCCCCTATCTGCCGATGGAAGGCGCCGCCAATTTCCGCAGCGCGGTGCAAGCCCTGCTGTTCGGCGCAGCCAATCCGGTGCGTGAGCGCACCGTCACCATCCAGAGCGTGGGCTCCAGCGGCGGCCTGAAGGTGGGCGCGGATTTCATCCACCGCTACTTCCCCGACAGCGCCATCTACGTCTCCGACCCGACCTGGGACAACCATCGCGCCGTCTTCGAAGGCGCCGGCATCGAGGTCAAGACCTATCCCTATTACGACCCCGCCAGCGGTGGTGTGCGCTTTGCCGAGTTGCTGGCCGCCATCGAAGCCCTGCCGGCCAAGAGCGTGGTGCTGCTGCACGCCTGCTGCCACAACCCAACCGGGGTGGACCTGACACCCTCGCAGTGGGATGAGCTGATCCCGGTGCTGAAGGCGCGTGAGTTGCTGCCTTTCCTGGACCTGGCCTACCAGGGCTACGGTGAGGGCATCGAGGAAGACGCTTTCGCCATCCGCGCCATGGCCGATGCGGGCCTGAGCTTCTTCGTCGCCAACAGTTTCTCCAAGAGCATGAGCTTGTATGGCGAGCGCTGCGGCGCGCTGAGTGTGGTCTGCCCCAACGCCGCCCAGGCCGTCAATGTGCTGGGCCAGCTGAAGTTCCTGATCCGCCGCAACTACTCCAACCCGCCTATGCACGGCGGCCAGATCGTTGCCCGCGTGCTGAGCGACCCGGCCCTGCGCAGCCTGTGGGAAGGCGAAGTGACCGAGATGCGCGAGCGCATCCACGCCATGCGCAATGCCTTGTACGAAGTGCTGACGGCCAAGCTGCCGGGCCGCAATTTCGACTACTTCCTGACCCAGCGCGGCATGTTCAGCTACACCGGCCTGAGCGCCGAGCAGGTGGACCGCCTGAAGGACGAGTTCGGCGTTTACATCCTCCGTTCGGGCCGTATGTGCATTGCCGGCTTGAACAACAAGAACGTCGAAGCCACGGCCGCCGCCATGGCTGCTGTGCTGAGCTGA
- a CDS encoding alpha/beta hydrolase: protein MNTGTRPPLPSRLDQLDGFLAASEARWGDVRPGTEKTIIWGAAGLARAPWAVVYLHGFTATRQEMAPLAEQVAAGLAGHVFYTRLAGHGRPELAMEGMRLKQWKADVREALAIGSLLGERVLVIGCSTGATLAAWAALKTKAVDAWVMVSPNFRPKDPFSALLNWRLGRWLARQVHGRMMGEPASSEARQRFWTSRHPTSALFPMMTLVAQVRASRLDKVTAPLLMLYSPRDTVIHVPALQAAFKRFGSQPKQLIEVNYSESPGQHVLAGDIDAPLATPRMAGQILAFVRGLG, encoded by the coding sequence GTGAACACGGGCACCAGGCCGCCCTTGCCGAGTCGGCTGGATCAGCTGGACGGCTTTCTGGCCGCCAGCGAAGCGCGCTGGGGTGATGTTCGGCCCGGCACCGAAAAAACCATCATTTGGGGCGCAGCAGGTCTGGCGCGCGCACCCTGGGCGGTCGTCTATCTGCACGGCTTCACGGCCACGCGGCAGGAAATGGCGCCGCTGGCCGAACAGGTGGCAGCCGGCCTAGCTGGCCATGTGTTCTACACCCGCCTGGCCGGCCACGGCCGCCCCGAGCTGGCCATGGAAGGCATGCGCCTCAAGCAATGGAAAGCCGATGTGCGCGAGGCCCTGGCCATCGGCAGCTTGCTGGGCGAGCGGGTCTTGGTGATCGGCTGTTCCACCGGCGCCACCCTGGCCGCCTGGGCTGCGCTGAAAACCAAGGCGGTTGATGCCTGGGTGATGGTGTCGCCCAATTTCCGGCCCAAAGACCCGTTCTCGGCCCTGCTGAACTGGCGCCTGGGCCGCTGGTTGGCGCGCCAGGTGCATGGCCGCATGATGGGTGAGCCCGCCAGCAGCGAAGCCCGTCAACGCTTCTGGACCAGCCGCCACCCCACCAGCGCCTTGTTCCCGATGATGACCTTGGTGGCCCAGGTTCGCGCTAGCCGCTTGGACAAGGTCACGGCACCCCTGCTGATGCTTTACTCGCCGCGCGACACCGTCATCCATGTGCCGGCCCTGCAGGCTGCCTTCAAGCGCTTTGGCAGCCAGCCCAAGCAGCTGATCGAGGTGAACTACAGCGAAAGCCCGGGCCAGCATGTGCTGGCTGGTGATATCGACGCGCCGCTGGCCACGCCGCGCATGGCGGGTCAGATTCTGGCGTTTGTGCGCGGCTTGGGCTGA
- a CDS encoding ankyrin repeat domain-containing protein — MGALMAGGNWKEMYIAGCEGDLELVKYHVKQGVDVNYAHPEFLSTPLVACALAGQEEIALYLLDSGANPHLPSEFDELTPIQAARKAKLVGLEARLTQLGAISAAASPGAGRDQRGWFSRLFARDSA, encoded by the coding sequence ATGGGGGCACTGATGGCAGGTGGCAACTGGAAAGAGATGTACATCGCCGGCTGTGAGGGCGACCTGGAACTCGTCAAGTACCATGTCAAGCAAGGCGTGGATGTCAATTACGCCCACCCCGAATTTCTGTCCACCCCGCTGGTCGCCTGCGCCTTGGCGGGTCAGGAGGAAATCGCCCTGTACCTCTTGGACTCAGGCGCCAATCCGCATCTGCCATCCGAGTTTGACGAACTCACGCCAATTCAAGCCGCCCGCAAGGCCAAGCTGGTCGGGCTAGAAGCCAGGCTGACGCAGCTCGGCGCGATTTCAGCAGCGGCATCGCCGGGCGCCGGCCGCGATCAGCGCGGCTGGTTCAGCCGCTTGTTTGCGCGCGATAGCGCCTGA
- a CDS encoding D-amino acid dehydrogenase translates to MSGRQKKHCVVIGAGVVGLTSAWALAERGFAVSLVEREAQVGQGASFANGGQLSYRYVSPLADAGVPMKALRWLLDPDGPLRFKPDLTSLQQWRWMAQFLRACRAPVNQQMTTRLLALGAYSQAAFAQLHADANLSAPALQLRSPGKLVLYRHAAEFKRVRQRLQAQPAGAEQALDASACLQLEPALAASSVQLAGGIFTPGEAVADCHAFCTHLAASLQRHPNFRGLVQGDVLGFKPGEGGRIAAVQMRQGVLAADDFVLAAGLQSRSLAQSLGLRLPLYPLKGYSLTAPIAAEHLAPEISVTDFEKKVVYARIGAQMRVAAMVDMVGDDASLDPRRLASLRGHVQAMFPRSADYTQASAWAGLRPATPSGAPILGETPLRNLWLNVGHGALGFTFSFGTANIVADLVAGRASPVPLDGFQLA, encoded by the coding sequence ATGAGCGGACGACAGAAAAAGCATTGCGTGGTGATCGGCGCCGGAGTGGTGGGCCTGACCAGCGCCTGGGCCTTGGCCGAGCGCGGCTTTGCCGTCAGCTTGGTCGAGCGCGAGGCCCAGGTCGGCCAGGGTGCCAGCTTCGCCAACGGCGGGCAGCTCAGCTACCGCTATGTGTCGCCCCTGGCCGATGCCGGTGTGCCAATGAAAGCGCTGCGCTGGCTGCTGGACCCGGACGGCCCGCTGCGCTTCAAGCCCGATTTGACCTCGCTGCAGCAATGGCGCTGGATGGCGCAGTTTCTGCGTGCCTGCCGCGCGCCGGTGAACCAGCAGATGACCACCCGGCTGCTGGCGCTGGGCGCCTATAGCCAGGCCGCGTTTGCGCAGCTGCATGCGGATGCGAATCTCAGCGCCCCGGCCCTGCAATTGCGTAGCCCCGGCAAGCTGGTGCTGTACCGCCACGCCGCCGAGTTCAAGCGTGTGCGCCAGCGCCTGCAAGCCCAGCCGGCCGGCGCCGAGCAGGCCTTGGATGCGTCAGCCTGCCTGCAGCTGGAACCGGCCCTGGCCGCCAGCAGCGTGCAGCTGGCGGGCGGCATCTTCACCCCGGGCGAAGCGGTGGCGGATTGCCATGCGTTTTGCACCCACCTGGCCGCCAGCCTGCAGCGCCATCCCAATTTCCGCGGCCTTGTCCAAGGCGACGTGCTGGGCTTCAAGCCGGGTGAGGGCGGGCGCATCGCCGCCGTGCAAATGAGGCAGGGTGTGTTGGCGGCGGATGACTTCGTGCTCGCCGCCGGCTTGCAAAGCCGCAGCCTGGCGCAGAGCTTGGGCCTGCGGCTGCCGCTCTATCCGCTCAAGGGTTACAGCCTGACGGCGCCCATCGCCGCCGAACACCTAGCGCCCGAAATCAGCGTCACCGATTTCGAAAAGAAAGTGGTCTACGCCCGCATCGGCGCCCAGATGCGCGTGGCCGCCATGGTGGACATGGTGGGCGACGACGCCAGCCTGGACCCGCGCCGCCTGGCCTCGCTGCGCGGCCATGTGCAAGCCATGTTCCCGCGCTCGGCCGATTACACCCAGGCCAGCGCCTGGGCCGGTTTGCGCCCGGCCACGCCCAGCGGCGCCCCCATTCTGGGGGAAACACCGCTGCGCAATCTGTGGCTCAATGTCGGCCATGGCGCACTCGGCTTCACCTTCTCTTTCGGCACGGCCAATATCGTGGCCGATCTGGTCGCGGGTCGTGCCAGCCCGGTGCCGCTGGATGGTTTCCAACTGGCTTGA
- a CDS encoding class IV adenylate cyclase yields the protein MARNIEIKAHVKDLEAVAAAAAKLAGAAPSLIEQDDTFFSCPAGRLKLRSFVDGSGVLIFYQRADQAGPKECFYALSETADAASLRETLSLAYGQVGRVRKLRRLFIVGRTRVHLDQVEGLGSFIELEVVLGEHEAAEQGVEQAHALMQQLGIASEDLLETAYVDLLADSAKAAQA from the coding sequence ATGGCAAGAAATATTGAGATCAAGGCACACGTCAAAGATCTGGAAGCCGTGGCCGCAGCCGCCGCCAAACTGGCAGGCGCGGCGCCAAGCCTGATCGAGCAAGACGACACTTTCTTCAGCTGCCCGGCCGGCCGGCTCAAGCTGCGCAGCTTTGTGGATGGCAGCGGTGTGCTGATCTTCTATCAACGCGCCGACCAGGCCGGGCCCAAGGAATGCTTCTATGCCCTGAGCGAAACCGCCGACGCCGCCTCGCTGCGCGAGACGCTGAGCCTGGCCTACGGGCAGGTCGGCCGGGTCCGCAAGCTGCGCCGGCTATTCATCGTCGGCCGCACCCGGGTGCATCTGGATCAGGTGGAAGGCCTGGGCTCGTTCATCGAGCTGGAGGTCGTGCTGGGCGAACACGAAGCCGCCGAGCAAGGCGTTGAGCAAGCGCATGCCCTAATGCAGCAGCTGGGCATCGCGAGCGAAGACTTGCTCGAAACCGCGTATGTGGACTTGCTGGCCGATTCGGCCAAAGCGGCCCAGGCCTAA
- a CDS encoding DMT family transporter: MSSPTLSPSATLASAATATTQPQDEQGKQTQWLGWAALALTLCIWAAFFISLRAGARAALPPVELALLRFGPAGLLLAPLLWTRHARFAAVPTRLLLLVVAGAGLPYFLIAGWGMRHAPVADGATLIPGTLPLFTALLAAALHGRSALRHWPALLCIAAGVATLLALRAGQADLAQGYSLFLLGSLMWSAYTLALRQAKLAPIEAAALISGVSLLLLLPLLGWHALQQPLALPQLPVSQLYLQLAIQGLGVGLLSTLGYSMAVSRLGAERSATAGALTPVLATLMAMPLFGEQPDGGTLLGMALIAAGVLWSQRQR; the protein is encoded by the coding sequence ATGTCCTCCCCCACTCTCTCGCCCAGCGCCACCTTGGCTTCCGCCGCCACCGCCACCACCCAGCCGCAAGACGAGCAGGGCAAGCAAACGCAATGGCTGGGCTGGGCTGCCCTGGCGTTGACGCTGTGCATCTGGGCCGCTTTTTTCATCTCGCTGCGCGCCGGCGCGCGCGCCGCCCTGCCGCCGGTGGAACTGGCCCTACTGCGCTTCGGCCCTGCCGGCCTGCTGCTGGCGCCGCTGCTGTGGACGCGCCACGCCCGCTTTGCCGCCGTGCCGACTCGCTTGCTGCTGCTGGTGGTAGCCGGCGCCGGCCTGCCTTACTTTCTGATTGCCGGCTGGGGCATGCGCCATGCGCCGGTGGCCGATGGCGCCACCCTGATTCCCGGCACCTTGCCGCTGTTCACGGCTTTGTTGGCCGCAGCCCTGCATGGCCGCTCCGCCCTGCGGCATTGGCCCGCATTGCTGTGCATTGCCGCCGGCGTGGCCACCTTGCTGGCTTTGCGCGCCGGCCAAGCCGATCTGGCCCAGGGCTACAGCCTGTTCTTGCTGGGCAGCCTGATGTGGTCGGCCTACACCCTGGCGCTGCGCCAGGCCAAGCTGGCGCCGATTGAGGCGGCCGCCCTGATTTCTGGCGTGTCGCTGCTCCTGCTGCTGCCGCTGCTGGGCTGGCATGCCTTGCAGCAGCCGTTGGCCCTGCCCCAGCTGCCCGTCAGCCAGCTCTATTTGCAGCTGGCCATTCAAGGCCTGGGCGTGGGCCTGCTGTCCACGCTGGGCTACAGCATGGCCGTCAGCCGCCTGGGCGCGGAACGCAGCGCCACCGCCGGCGCCCTGACCCCCGTGCTGGCCACGCTGATGGCCATGCCTCTGTTCGGCGAGCAACCCGATGGCGGCACCTTGCTGGGCATGGCGCTGATCGCCGCCGGTGTGCTGTGGAGCCAGCGCCAGCGCTGA
- a CDS encoding Lrp/AsnC family transcriptional regulator — protein MDRIDIQLLDLLQREGRLSIAELAERVALSPSPCARRLKRLEDEGLIAGYRAVLDRKAVQLATTVFVNVRLMHHREDAVQQFEAAMEAMAEVVACHVVSGAHDYLLEVVVGELSAYEHIVRRLQALAMVQDITSNFAIRCVKSGAPLPLNRV, from the coding sequence ATGGACAGAATTGATATCCAGCTGCTGGACTTGCTGCAGCGCGAGGGGCGGCTTTCGATTGCCGAGTTGGCCGAGCGGGTGGCGCTATCGCCCAGCCCCTGCGCGCGCCGGCTCAAGCGCCTGGAAGACGAGGGCTTGATCGCCGGCTACCGCGCCGTGCTGGACCGCAAAGCGGTGCAGCTGGCCACCACCGTCTTCGTCAATGTGCGGCTGATGCATCACCGCGAGGATGCGGTGCAGCAGTTCGAGGCCGCGATGGAGGCCATGGCCGAGGTGGTGGCCTGCCATGTGGTGAGCGGCGCGCATGACTATTTGCTGGAAGTGGTGGTGGGCGAGCTGAGCGCTTACGAGCACATCGTGCGCCGCTTGCAGGCCCTGGCCATGGTGCAGGACATCACCAGCAATTTCGCCATCCGTTGCGTCAAGAGCGGCGCGCCGCTGCCGCTCAATCGGGTTTGA